A single region of the Podospora pseudopauciseta strain CBS 411.78 chromosome 1, whole genome shotgun sequence genome encodes:
- the NEDD8 gene encoding nedd8-conjugating enzyme UBE2F (COG:D; COG:O; EggNog:ENOG503P581), translating to MLVKVRTLTGKEIELNVEGSDKVSKIKELVEEKEGIPPVQQRLIFGGKQMVDDKTADDYGLEGGATLHLVLALRGGL from the exons ATGCTCGTAAA AGTACGCACCCTCACCGGAAAGGAAATCGAGCTCAACGTCGAGGGCTCCGACAAGGTctccaagatcaaggagctggtggaggagaaggaggggatcCCGCCCGTGCAGCAGAGGTTGATCTTCGGTGGGAAACAAAT GGTCGACGACAAAACCGCTGATGACTATGGGCTTGAGGGTGGCGCGACATTACATTTGGTTTTGGCGTTGAGGGGTGGgctttaa